From Sphingomonas hengshuiensis, one genomic window encodes:
- the metW gene encoding methionine biosynthesis protein MetW encodes MSLRPDLAIIAANVAPGSRVLDVGCGNGELMAALRDQRNCDARGLELDAGDVAEAMAKGLPVIQGDADTDLPDYPDASFDYAILSQTLQTTRRPDWVLEQLLRIGERAFVSFPNFAHWRVRASLLVGGRMPVTRLLPLKWYATPNIHHVTVDDFRALLKERGIIVEGYWFLSGDQRTGSAMANLFAEHAVFLLRR; translated from the coding sequence ATGAGCCTGCGCCCCGACCTTGCGATCATCGCCGCCAATGTCGCGCCGGGCAGCCGCGTGCTCGATGTCGGCTGCGGCAATGGCGAGCTGATGGCGGCGCTGCGCGACCAGCGCAATTGCGATGCGCGCGGGCTGGAGCTGGATGCGGGCGACGTCGCCGAGGCGATGGCCAAGGGGCTGCCGGTGATCCAGGGCGATGCCGATACCGACCTGCCCGACTATCCCGATGCCAGCTTCGACTATGCGATCCTCAGCCAGACGCTCCAGACGACGCGGCGGCCCGACTGGGTGCTCGAACAATTGCTGCGGATCGGCGAGCGCGCGTTCGTTTCCTTCCCGAACTTCGCGCATTGGCGGGTACGCGCGTCGCTGCTGGTGGGGGGGCGGATGCCGGTCACCCGGCTGCTGCCGCTCAAATGGTATGCCACGCCGAACATCCACCATGTGACGGTCGACGATTTCCGGGCGCTGCTGAAGGAACGCGGGATCATCGTCGAGGGCTATTGGTTCCTGTCGGGGGACCAGCGGACCGGATCGGCGATGGCCAATCTGTTCGCTGAGCACGCCGTGTTCCTGTTGCGGAGATAA
- a CDS encoding pirin family protein: MRPVQRLHSAYRDDIGDLVTRRPVPGPGLDRVGAFLFLNHHGPQTYPPHNRGLPFGPHPHRGFETVTFILEGELAHTDSAGHESIIREGGVQWMTAGSGLVHAEISPDGFKRTGGPLEILQLWVNLPARLKMCAPRYVGVQADAIRAIPGEGATVHLVSGAYRGEAGAIESLTGVFLSWVEIAAGGRVTFEGLRGRDVFLYGARGAIEVGGTLVPAFTLAELGEGDAVTIEAHEPALFLFGHAEPIDEPVVAHGPFVMNSVAEIHQAYADYQAGIFGVAEIVRG; this comes from the coding sequence ATGCGACCCGTCCAGCGCCTGCATTCGGCCTATCGCGACGATATCGGCGACCTGGTGACGCGCCGCCCGGTGCCGGGGCCGGGGCTCGACCGGGTGGGGGCGTTCCTGTTCCTCAACCATCACGGGCCGCAAACCTATCCCCCGCACAATCGCGGCCTGCCCTTCGGCCCGCACCCGCATCGCGGGTTCGAGACGGTGACCTTCATCCTTGAGGGCGAGCTGGCGCATACCGATTCGGCGGGGCATGAGAGCATCATCCGCGAGGGCGGGGTCCAGTGGATGACCGCGGGCAGCGGACTGGTCCATGCCGAAATCTCCCCGGATGGCTTCAAGCGGACGGGCGGGCCGCTGGAGATCCTCCAGCTCTGGGTGAACCTGCCCGCGCGGCTGAAGATGTGCGCGCCGCGCTATGTGGGGGTGCAGGCCGATGCGATTCGGGCGATTCCGGGCGAGGGCGCGACGGTGCATCTGGTCTCGGGCGCGTATCGCGGCGAGGCCGGCGCGATCGAGTCGCTGACCGGGGTATTCCTGAGCTGGGTGGAAATCGCTGCCGGTGGGCGCGTTACCTTTGAGGGGCTGCGCGGGCGTGACGTGTTCCTGTACGGCGCGCGCGGGGCGATCGAGGTCGGCGGGACGCTTGTCCCGGCGTTCACGCTCGCCGAACTGGGCGAGGGCGATGCCGTCACGATTGAAGCGCACGAACCGGCGCTGTTCCTGTTCGGCCATGCCGAGCCGATCGACGAGCCGGTGGTGGCGCACGGCCCGTTCGTGATGAACAGCGTAGCCGAAATCCACCAGGCCTATGCCGATTACCAGGCGGGCATATTCGGCGTCGCGGAGATCGTTCGGGGTTAG
- the ssb gene encoding single-stranded DNA-binding protein: MAGSVNKVILVGNLGRDPESRSFQNGGKVVELRIATSESWKDRNSGERKERTEWHTVKVFNDGLATVAEKYLRKGSKVYIEGALQTRKWQDQQGNDRYSTEIVLQGFNSVLTMLDGAPGQGGARGGGASAGGGEDWGGGGDEFAGQSSSRGGGNFNSGGGRSSAPAGGFPDDLDDDVPF; the protein is encoded by the coding sequence ATGGCCGGCAGCGTCAACAAGGTTATCCTCGTCGGGAATCTGGGCCGCGATCCCGAATCGCGCAGTTTCCAGAACGGCGGCAAGGTGGTCGAACTGCGCATCGCCACGTCCGAAAGCTGGAAGGACCGCAATTCGGGCGAGCGCAAGGAGCGCACCGAATGGCACACGGTGAAGGTCTTCAACGACGGCCTCGCCACCGTCGCCGAGAAATATCTGCGCAAGGGCAGCAAGGTCTATATCGAGGGCGCGCTCCAGACGCGCAAATGGCAGGACCAGCAGGGTAACGACCGTTACTCGACCGAAATCGTGCTCCAGGGTTTCAACAGCGTGCTGACGATGCTCGACGGCGCGCCGGGCCAGGGTGGCGCACGCGGCGGTGGTGCCAGTGCCGGCGGCGGCGAAGACTGGGGCGGCGGCGGCGACGAGTTCGCAGGCCAGTCCTCGAGCCGCGGCGGCGGCAATTTCAACAGCGGCGGCGGGCGCAGCAGCGCGCCTGCAGGCGGCTTCCCCGACGATCTCGACGACGACGTGCCGTTCTGA
- a CDS encoding DUF4169 family protein, giving the protein MAEIINLNKARKARAKAAAATQADANRARFGRSKAERAAEDAERARAQKLLDDAKRD; this is encoded by the coding sequence ATGGCTGAGATCATTAACCTGAACAAAGCAAGAAAAGCGAGAGCGAAAGCGGCGGCGGCGACACAGGCCGACGCCAACCGCGCGCGCTTTGGCCGGTCAAAGGCCGAGCGCGCCGCCGAAGACGCCGAACGCGCGCGGGCGCAAAAGCTGCTCGACGACGCGAAGCGGGATTAG
- the feoB gene encoding ferrous iron transporter B gives MNAAPLVALVGNPNAGKSALFNALTGARQKVGNYPGVTVERHSGRMALPDGRPVELIDLPGTYSLDPSSPDEQVTRDVLVGRQAGERLPDAIISVIDASNLDNHLRFTLQLIALGLPIIVALNMVDLAERDGLTLDADALARELGVPVVSTVAVRRRGIDDLKARLGEAVRSLPHKVRAGEGVPHDIVVLQRRARQIATAVTVSETAARRWTHRLDSIALHPVAGPIILLSLMFVMFQAVFAWSEAPVGWIESGMALLAEGVGDLLPQGFLRSLLLDGVIAGVGAVVVFLPQILILFAFILVLEASGYMVRAAFLMDRVMAGVGLSGRAFIPLLSSFACAVPGIMATRTISDEKDRLTTILIAPLMTCSARLPVYTIIIGALIPDRAVLPGIGLQGLVLFSLYILGIAGAFGAALVLRSTVTKGATSGFMMEMPKYQMPRLGDVALGLWQRAAIFLKRAGTIILVTTVVLWALLSFPKPPEGSGISRVDYSIAGRIGNGLQTIVAPIGFNRDIALALIPAMAAREVAVAAIGTVYAVDNPDDASGEATIRDNLRTHWTLPTALAFLMWFVFAPQCISTIAVTRRETNGWKWPAFMVGYLFALAYVAAGITYWSAVGLGL, from the coding sequence ATGAACGCTGCACCACTGGTTGCGCTGGTCGGCAACCCCAATGCCGGCAAGAGCGCGCTGTTCAACGCGCTGACCGGCGCGCGCCAGAAAGTCGGCAATTATCCCGGCGTTACGGTCGAGCGTCACTCGGGCCGGATGGCGCTGCCCGACGGTCGCCCGGTCGAGCTGATCGATCTGCCCGGCACCTATAGCCTCGATCCGTCGAGCCCCGATGAACAGGTCACGCGCGACGTGCTGGTCGGGCGCCAGGCGGGCGAGCGGCTGCCCGATGCGATCATCAGCGTGATCGATGCGTCGAACCTCGACAACCATCTGCGCTTCACGCTCCAGCTGATCGCGCTGGGGCTGCCGATCATCGTCGCGCTCAACATGGTCGACCTCGCCGAGCGCGACGGGCTGACGCTCGATGCCGACGCGCTTGCCCGCGAACTGGGCGTGCCCGTGGTCTCGACGGTCGCGGTCCGCCGCCGCGGGATCGACGATCTGAAGGCCCGGCTGGGCGAAGCGGTGCGCTCGCTGCCGCACAAGGTCCGTGCGGGCGAGGGCGTGCCGCACGACATCGTCGTGCTCCAGCGCCGCGCCCGCCAGATCGCCACCGCAGTCACCGTTTCGGAGACCGCCGCGCGCCGCTGGACCCATCGTCTCGATTCGATCGCGCTCCACCCGGTGGCGGGGCCGATCATCCTCCTGTCGCTGATGTTCGTCATGTTCCAGGCGGTGTTCGCCTGGTCCGAAGCGCCGGTCGGCTGGATCGAATCGGGGATGGCGCTGCTCGCCGAGGGTGTCGGGGACCTGTTGCCCCAGGGCTTCCTGCGCTCGCTGCTGCTCGACGGCGTGATTGCCGGGGTCGGCGCGGTGGTGGTGTTCCTGCCGCAGATTCTGATCCTGTTCGCCTTCATCCTCGTGCTGGAGGCGAGCGGGTATATGGTCCGCGCTGCCTTCCTGATGGACCGGGTGATGGCCGGGGTCGGCCTGTCGGGTCGCGCCTTCATCCCGCTGCTGTCCAGCTTCGCCTGCGCGGTGCCGGGGATCATGGCGACGCGTACCATTTCGGACGAGAAGGACCGGCTGACGACGATCCTGATCGCGCCGCTGATGACGTGTTCGGCGCGGCTGCCGGTCTATACGATCATCATCGGGGCGCTGATCCCCGATCGCGCGGTGCTGCCCGGGATCGGGCTTCAGGGGCTGGTGCTGTTCTCGCTCTATATCCTGGGCATCGCCGGTGCGTTCGGCGCGGCGCTCGTCCTGCGCAGCACCGTGACCAAGGGCGCGACCAGCGGCTTCATGATGGAGATGCCGAAGTACCAGATGCCGCGGCTGGGCGACGTCGCTCTGGGGCTGTGGCAGCGCGCGGCGATCTTCCTCAAGCGCGCCGGCACGATCATCCTGGTGACGACGGTCGTGCTCTGGGCGCTGCTGAGCTTCCCCAAGCCGCCCGAGGGCAGCGGGATTTCGCGCGTCGACTATTCGATCGCGGGGCGGATCGGCAACGGGCTCCAGACGATCGTCGCGCCGATCGGCTTCAACCGTGACATCGCACTGGCGCTGATCCCGGCAATGGCCGCGCGCGAAGTCGCGGTGGCGGCGATCGGCACCGTCTATGCGGTCGATAATCCCGACGATGCGTCGGGCGAGGCGACGATCCGCGACAATCTGCGCACCCATTGGACGCTGCCGACCGCGCTGGCGTTCCTGATGTGGTTCGTGTTCGCGCCGCAATGCATCTCGACGATCGCGGTGACCCGGCGCGAGACCAATGGCTGGAAATGGCCCGCCTTCATGGTCGGCTATCTGTTCGCGCTCGCCTATGTCGCGGCGGGGATCACCTATTGGAGCGCAGTGGGGCTCGGCCTCTAA
- a CDS encoding FeoA family protein, producing MNAVATSTPLTLARVPRAHIAWVTDVEWHALTPPEARRLRELGLDEGVEVEMLHRSGLLGGGPVACRIGRMTVALRRHVAAAIRVRTAPADAG from the coding sequence ATGAACGCTGTCGCGACGTCCACCCCTCTTACGCTTGCCAGGGTGCCTCGTGCCCATATCGCGTGGGTCACCGATGTCGAATGGCACGCGCTGACTCCACCCGAGGCACGGCGGCTGCGCGAGCTAGGGCTCGACGAAGGTGTCGAGGTCGAGATGCTCCACCGCTCCGGATTGCTCGGTGGCGGCCCGGTTGCGTGCCGCATCGGGCGGATGACCGTCGCGCTGCGTCGGCATGTCGCCGCCGCGATCCGCGTGCGCACCGCCCCCGCCGACGCCGGCTGA
- a CDS encoding COQ9 family protein — protein MTPALADATLDELRLALAPQIAANAAFDGWNAQALDATADGMGIARDIARLAFSGGAAVEMIDAWFASIDAEMAERLPPETLAAMKIRQRTTALVEARLAIAAPNREALRRAVAILAMPQNARRALRLGWRSADAMWRLAGDTATDYNHYTKRALLGSIYAATIAVFLNDESEDWADTRGFLARRIDGIMAFEKAKSGFLARTQNRPSLSRFVGRLRYPVV, from the coding sequence ATGACCCCAGCTCTCGCAGACGCCACGCTCGACGAACTCCGCCTCGCGCTTGCGCCGCAGATCGCGGCCAATGCCGCATTCGACGGCTGGAATGCCCAGGCGCTGGATGCCACCGCAGACGGCATGGGGATCGCGCGCGACATCGCCCGGCTCGCCTTTTCGGGCGGCGCGGCGGTCGAGATGATCGATGCCTGGTTCGCCAGCATCGACGCCGAGATGGCCGAGCGGCTGCCCCCGGAGACGCTGGCGGCGATGAAGATTCGCCAGCGGACCACGGCGCTGGTCGAGGCGCGGCTCGCGATCGCCGCGCCGAATCGCGAGGCACTGCGCCGTGCCGTCGCGATCCTCGCGATGCCGCAAAATGCGCGGCGCGCGCTGCGGCTCGGCTGGCGGTCGGCGGATGCGATGTGGCGCCTCGCGGGCGACACCGCGACCGATTACAACCATTATACCAAGCGCGCGCTGCTCGGCAGCATCTATGCCGCGACGATTGCAGTGTTCCTGAACGACGAGAGCGAGGATTGGGCCGATACGCGCGGCTTTCTCGCGCGCCGGATCGACGGGATCATGGCGTTCGAAAAGGCCAAGTCGGGCTTTCTTGCGCGCACCCAGAATCGCCCGAGCCTGTCGCGTTTCGTCGGTCGGCTGCGCTATCCGGTGGTGTGA
- a CDS encoding DMT family transporter produces MHESASPRKTIAPPSALPGAAPIVALVAAIVANVALAFGPLFVRMADVGPVASGFWRLALATPLLLFAALAMGERPLRSARGHWPLLIVAGLAFAADLASWHVGIVRTTLANSTLFGNSATLIYPIYGFLVARMWPSRPQAAALLLAAIGGALLLGRSAELSPRHLAGDLFCLFAGLLYAVYFICMARVRTAMTPLPALALSSFATIPALLVLALALGERVVPGDWLPLLGLALFSQVIGQGCMIYALGHLSPLVVGITLLIQPVVAAIVGWIAYAERLTLPDLVGAVLVAAALVLVRAGHRSAPTLGTRGASA; encoded by the coding sequence ATGCACGAGTCCGCTTCGCCAAGGAAAACTATCGCCCCGCCAAGCGCCCTGCCAGGCGCGGCCCCGATCGTGGCGCTGGTCGCCGCGATCGTCGCCAATGTCGCGCTGGCCTTCGGGCCGCTGTTCGTGCGGATGGCCGATGTCGGGCCGGTGGCATCGGGCTTCTGGCGGCTGGCGCTGGCGACGCCGCTGCTGCTCTTCGCCGCGCTGGCGATGGGCGAGCGGCCGCTGCGCTCGGCGCGGGGGCATTGGCCGCTGCTGATCGTGGCCGGGCTCGCCTTCGCCGCCGATCTGGCGAGCTGGCATGTCGGCATCGTCCGCACGACGCTCGCCAATTCGACGCTGTTCGGCAATTCGGCGACTTTGATCTACCCGATCTACGGGTTCCTCGTCGCGCGGATGTGGCCGTCGCGTCCGCAGGCGGCGGCGCTGCTGCTCGCGGCGATCGGCGGCGCGCTGTTGCTCGGGCGCTCGGCCGAATTGTCGCCGCGCCATCTGGCCGGCGACCTGTTCTGCCTGTTCGCCGGCTTGCTCTACGCCGTCTATTTCATCTGCATGGCGCGCGTGCGCACCGCGATGACGCCGCTGCCGGCGCTGGCGCTGTCGTCGTTCGCGACGATCCCGGCGCTGCTGGTCCTCGCCCTCGCGCTGGGCGAGCGCGTGGTGCCGGGCGATTGGTTGCCGCTGCTCGGGCTCGCGCTGTTCAGCCAGGTCATCGGCCAGGGCTGCATGATCTATGCGCTCGGGCATTTGTCGCCGCTGGTGGTCGGGATCACGCTGCTGATCCAGCCGGTGGTCGCCGCGATCGTGGGATGGATCGCCTATGCCGAGCGGCTGACGTTGCCCGATCTGGTCGGGGCGGTGCTGGTCGCGGCGGCGCTGGTCCTCGTCCGCGCGGGGCATCGCAGCGCGCCGACGCTTGGCACTCGCGGGGCAAGCGCCTAG
- a CDS encoding alkene reductase, with protein sequence MPSLFDPIQLGAVAAPNRILMAPLTRGRSTREHVPVAIMADYYAQRASAGLILSEATGISREGLGWPYAPGLWTEAQVEGWKPVVEAVHKAGGRIFAQLWHMGRIVHPDFLDGAAPLSSSATTAPGQAHTYAGKQDYAQARAATKDDIARVLDDYTLATRNALRAGFDGVQLHAANGYLIDQFLRAGANQRDDDYGGSPENRGRLLREAASRLIAEAGAGRTAVRFSPNGDSQGVTDEDPEAVFVPAAQFLSDQGIAFLELREQGPEGTFGRTDQPRVSPAIRKVFTGPLVLNQDYHAETAQAELDSGNADAIAFGRPFIANPDLVERLRTGAALNSPDVATFYSRGAEGYTDYPALGGTA encoded by the coding sequence ATGCCGAGCCTGTTCGATCCGATCCAGCTGGGTGCCGTCGCCGCCCCGAACCGCATCCTGATGGCGCCGCTGACCCGCGGCCGGTCGACGCGCGAGCATGTCCCCGTGGCGATCATGGCCGATTATTATGCGCAGCGCGCCTCGGCCGGGCTGATCCTGTCCGAGGCGACGGGGATCAGCCGCGAGGGGCTGGGCTGGCCCTATGCGCCGGGGCTGTGGACCGAGGCGCAGGTGGAGGGATGGAAGCCGGTCGTCGAGGCGGTCCACAAGGCGGGCGGGCGCATCTTCGCGCAGCTGTGGCATATGGGCCGGATCGTCCATCCCGATTTCCTCGACGGCGCGGCGCCGCTCTCCTCCTCCGCAACGACCGCGCCGGGCCAGGCGCACACCTATGCCGGCAAGCAGGACTATGCCCAGGCCCGCGCCGCGACGAAGGACGATATCGCCCGCGTGCTCGACGACTATACGCTGGCAACGCGCAACGCGCTCCGCGCCGGGTTCGACGGGGTGCAGCTTCATGCGGCCAATGGCTATCTGATCGACCAGTTCCTGCGCGCCGGCGCCAACCAGCGCGACGACGACTATGGCGGCAGCCCCGAGAATCGCGGGCGGCTGCTGCGCGAGGCGGCCTCGCGGCTGATTGCCGAGGCGGGCGCGGGGCGGACCGCGGTGCGCTTTTCGCCCAATGGCGATTCGCAGGGCGTGACCGACGAGGACCCCGAAGCGGTGTTCGTGCCCGCGGCGCAGTTCCTCTCGGACCAGGGGATCGCGTTCCTCGAACTGCGCGAACAGGGCCCCGAGGGGACGTTCGGGCGCACCGACCAGCCGCGCGTATCGCCCGCGATCCGCAAGGTGTTCACCGGCCCGCTGGTGCTCAACCAGGATTATCATGCCGAGACGGCACAGGCCGAACTCGATTCGGGCAATGCCGATGCGATTGCGTTCGGGCGGCCGTTCATCGCCAATCCCGACCTGGTCGAGCGGCTCCGCACCGGCGCGGCGCTCAACAGCCCCGATGTCGCAACCTTCTACAGCCGCGGCGCCGAGGGCTATACCGACTATCCGGCGCTCGGCGGCACGGCCTGA
- the ribH gene encoding 6,7-dimethyl-8-ribityllumazine synthase — MARILVVEARFYAHLNDLLLQGARAALEEAGHEVEVVTVPGALEIPGAISLAVDSDAFDAYVALGVVIRGETYHFEIVAGESARGLMALALDGVAIGNGILTVENEEQALVRARPDQKDKGGEAARAALAMLALAERFS, encoded by the coding sequence ATGGCCCGGATTCTTGTGGTCGAGGCGCGCTTCTATGCGCATCTGAACGATCTCCTGCTCCAGGGTGCCCGCGCGGCGCTCGAGGAAGCGGGGCACGAAGTCGAGGTCGTCACCGTCCCGGGCGCGCTGGAGATTCCGGGCGCGATTTCGCTCGCGGTCGATTCGGACGCATTCGACGCCTATGTCGCGCTTGGCGTGGTGATCCGCGGCGAAACCTATCATTTCGAGATCGTCGCGGGCGAAAGCGCACGCGGGCTGATGGCGCTGGCGCTGGACGGCGTGGCCATAGGCAACGGCATCCTGACAGTCGAGAATGAGGAACAGGCGCTGGTCCGCGCCCGCCCCGACCAGAAGGACAAGGGCGGCGAGGCGGCCAGGGCGGCGCTGGCGATGCTCGCGCTCGCCGAACGCTTTAGCTGA
- the ribB gene encoding 3,4-dihydroxy-2-butanone-4-phosphate synthase, with translation MQKVELARLKHGFLSTPEELIDEARNGRMFILVDDEDRENEGDLVIPAQMATPDAINFMARYGRGLICLALTPSRVETLGLEPMTRANGTRHGTAFTVSIEAKEGVSTGISAADRARTVAVAIDSANGADSLVSPGHVFPLIAREGGVLVRAGHTEAAVDVARLAGLNPSGVICEIMKDDGTMARLDDLVSFAQYHNLKIGTIRDLIAYRRRHDHLVEKRAEARFVSEWGGDWTAVTFWNKATGSEQVALVKGKVDPAKPTLVRMHALSPFSDLFGEGGDRGGLLRRSMEIIAREGAGVIVVINKRREDHFTLALQVRAGMVEQKDMDELRDYGVGATILTELGVHDMILLTNTHHTLVGLDGYGLSIVGERPIDGD, from the coding sequence GTGCAAAAGGTTGAACTCGCCCGTTTGAAGCATGGCTTCCTCTCGACGCCCGAGGAGCTGATCGACGAGGCGCGCAATGGCCGGATGTTCATCCTGGTCGATGACGAGGATCGCGAGAACGAAGGCGACCTCGTGATCCCGGCGCAGATGGCGACGCCGGACGCAATCAACTTCATGGCGCGCTATGGCCGCGGGCTGATCTGCCTCGCGCTCACGCCGTCGCGCGTCGAGACGCTGGGGCTGGAGCCGATGACCCGCGCCAACGGCACCCGCCACGGCACGGCGTTCACCGTCTCGATCGAGGCGAAGGAAGGCGTGTCGACGGGCATCTCCGCCGCGGACCGCGCGCGCACCGTCGCGGTGGCGATCGATTCGGCGAACGGCGCAGATTCGCTGGTCTCCCCCGGCCATGTCTTCCCGCTGATCGCGCGCGAAGGCGGCGTGCTGGTCCGCGCGGGTCATACCGAGGCGGCGGTCGACGTCGCGCGGCTGGCCGGGCTCAATCCGTCGGGCGTGATCTGCGAGATCATGAAGGACGACGGCACGATGGCGCGGCTCGACGACCTGGTGTCGTTCGCGCAATATCATAACCTCAAGATCGGCACGATCCGCGACCTGATCGCCTATCGCCGCCGCCACGATCATCTCGTCGAGAAGCGTGCCGAGGCGCGGTTCGTCAGCGAATGGGGCGGCGACTGGACCGCCGTCACCTTTTGGAACAAGGCGACCGGCAGCGAGCAGGTTGCGCTGGTCAAGGGCAAGGTCGATCCCGCCAAGCCGACGCTGGTCCGGATGCACGCGCTGTCGCCGTTCAGCGACCTGTTCGGCGAAGGCGGCGATCGCGGCGGGCTGTTGCGGCGGTCGATGGAAATCATCGCGCGCGAAGGCGCGGGGGTGATCGTCGTCATCAACAAGCGGCGCGAGGACCATTTCACGCTCGCGCTCCAGGTGCGCGCCGGGATGGTCGAGCAGAAGGACATGGACGAACTGCGCGATTACGGCGTCGGCGCGACGATCCTGACCGAGCTGGGCGTCCACGACATGATCCTGCTGACCAACACCCACCACACCCTTGTCGGACTCGACGGCTATGGCCTGTCGATCGTCGGCGAACGCCCGATCGACGGAGACTGA
- a CDS encoding riboflavin synthase — protein sequence MFTGIITDVGTIDAVERQGDLRVRVSTAYEVESIDLGASIACSGVCLTVVDKAPGWVAFDVSGETVSRTARDQWTQGRRINLERALRLGDELGGHIVTGHVDGVGTVLGICPEGDSRRIGISVPAALAPYLAAKGSITVDGVSLTVNEVADQPDGSTHFALNIIPHTAAVTTLGGLSAGDAVNLEIDVLARYLQRMEALRAKG from the coding sequence ATGTTTACCGGAATCATCACCGATGTCGGCACGATCGATGCCGTCGAGCGCCAGGGCGACCTGCGCGTGCGCGTGTCCACTGCCTATGAGGTCGAATCGATCGACCTGGGCGCCTCGATCGCCTGTTCGGGCGTATGCCTGACCGTGGTCGACAAAGCGCCGGGCTGGGTCGCGTTCGACGTGTCGGGCGAGACTGTGTCGCGCACCGCGCGCGACCAGTGGACGCAAGGGCGCCGGATCAACCTCGAACGCGCGCTGCGGCTGGGCGACGAGCTGGGCGGACATATCGTCACGGGCCATGTCGACGGTGTCGGCACCGTGCTGGGCATCTGTCCCGAGGGCGATTCGCGCCGCATCGGCATATCGGTGCCCGCCGCGCTGGCCCCCTATCTTGCGGCCAAGGGATCGATCACTGTCGACGGCGTTTCGCTGACGGTCAACGAAGTCGCCGACCAGCCCGACGGCAGCACCCATTTCGCGCTCAACATCATCCCGCATACCGCCGCAGTGACGACGCTTGGCGGATTGTCCGCCGGCGACGCCGTCAATCTCGAGATCGACGTGCTGGCCCGCTATTTACAGCGCATGGAGGCGCTTCGTGCAAAAGGTTGA
- the ribD gene encoding bifunctional diaminohydroxyphosphoribosylaminopyrimidine deaminase/5-amino-6-(5-phosphoribosylamino)uracil reductase RibD — translation MNHARWMAAALALSQRGRGRTAPNPNVGCVIVADGRVVGRGWTQPGGRPHAEAMALAQAGDRARGATCYVTLEPCAHDSARGPACADLLIAAGVGQVVVAIGDPDPRTDGLGIARLRDAGIAVEPGVLAEQARGAMAGFLTRRAQGRPFVTLKLATSLDGRIALPSGESRWITGPQARAHAHLERARNEAILVGRGTWEIDRPTLDVRLPGLEARSPRVLVLSSSGTLRRPDDIAALENVDHLLVEGGAETAAAFVRAGLVDRLLLYRAPILLGAGKPALGDLGLVSLASAHGRWRLSDTQMLGSDRVEVYAAN, via the coding sequence CTGAACCACGCCCGCTGGATGGCGGCCGCGCTGGCGCTGTCGCAGCGCGGGCGGGGGCGTACTGCGCCCAATCCCAATGTCGGCTGCGTGATCGTCGCCGATGGCCGCGTCGTCGGGCGCGGCTGGACCCAGCCCGGCGGGCGCCCCCATGCCGAGGCGATGGCGCTGGCCCAGGCGGGCGACCGGGCGCGCGGCGCCACCTGCTACGTCACGCTCGAACCCTGCGCGCATGACTCTGCGCGCGGCCCGGCCTGTGCCGACCTGTTGATCGCCGCCGGCGTGGGACAGGTGGTGGTGGCGATCGGCGACCCCGACCCGCGCACCGACGGGCTCGGCATCGCCCGGCTGCGCGATGCCGGCATCGCGGTGGAGCCGGGCGTTCTCGCGGAGCAGGCGCGCGGGGCGATGGCGGGCTTCCTCACGCGCCGCGCACAGGGCCGCCCCTTTGTGACGCTCAAGCTGGCGACTTCGCTCGACGGGCGCATCGCCCTGCCCTCGGGCGAAAGCCGCTGGATCACGGGCCCCCAGGCGCGCGCCCACGCCCATCTCGAGCGTGCGCGTAACGAGGCGATCCTCGTCGGGCGCGGTACATGGGAGATCGATCGCCCCACCCTCGACGTGCGGCTGCCGGGGCTGGAGGCGCGCTCGCCCCGCGTGCTGGTCCTGTCCTCTTCGGGGACGTTGCGGCGCCCCGATGACATCGCCGCGCTGGAGAATGTCGATCACCTGCTTGTCGAGGGCGGAGCCGAAACCGCCGCCGCCTTCGTCCGCGCCGGGCTGGTCGACCGGCTGCTGCTCTATCGTGCGCCGATCCTGCTCGGCGCGGGCAAGCCGGCGCTCGGCGACCTCGGGCTCGTGTCGCTGGCGAGCGCGCATGGGCGGTGGCGGCTGTCAGACACACAGATGCTTGGCAGCGACCGCGTCGAGGTCTACGCGGCCAACTGA